In the Drosophila biarmipes strain raj3 chromosome X, RU_DBia_V1.1, whole genome shotgun sequence genome, one interval contains:
- the LOC108027493 gene encoding serine protease SP24D-like: protein MTNPNVALLLASCLLCLVLTVHSAPGKLNGRVVGGEDAAKAQFPHQVSLRNAGSHSCGGSILTRNFILTAAHCVSDEDANHVITPIAADRFTIRAGSNDRFSGGVLHQVAEVIVHEGYGNFLNDVALLRLETPLIFSSSIQPIDLPTADTPADVDVIISGWGRIKHQGDLPRYLQFNTLKSISTEQCEELIDFGFEGELCLLHVVDNGACNGDSGGPAVYNNQLVGVAGFVVGGCGSTYPDGYARVFYFKDWIKQHSDV from the coding sequence atgaCGAACCCCAACGTGGCGCTCCTGCTCGCCAGCTGTTTGCTGTGCCTAGTGCTCACCGTACATTCGGCACCCGGTAAACTCAACGGCCGAGTGGTGGGCGGTGAGGATGCGGCCAAGGCCCAGTTTCCCCACCAGGTGTCCCTGCGCAACGCCGGCTCCCACAGCTGTGGCGGCTCGATCCTGACCAGGAACTTCATCCTGACCGCCGCCCATTGTGTGTCCGACGAGGATGCGAATCACGTGATTACGCCCATTGCCGCGGATCGTTTCACCATTCGGGCGGGCTCCAACGATCGCTTCAGCGGCGGAGTGCTCCACCAGGTGGCCGAGGTGATTGTCCACGAGGGCTACGGCAACTTCCTCAACGACGTGGCCCTGCTGCGCCTGGAGACCCCGCTGATCTTCTCCAGCAGCATTCAGCCCATCGATCTGCCCACCGCGGACACGCCGGCGGATGTGGATGTCATCATCTCCGGCTGGGGAAGGATCAAGCATCAGGGCGATTTGCCCCGCTACCTGCAGTTCAACACCCTGAAGTCCATATCCACGGAGCAGTGCGAGGAGCTCATCGACTTCGGATTCGAGGGCGAGCTGTGCCTGCTCCACGTGGTGGACAACGGCGCATGCAATGGGGACTCCGGCGGCCCGGCCGTCTACAACAACCagctggtgggcgtggccgggttCGTGGTGGGCGGCTGCGGCTCCACCTATCCGGACGGATATGCCCGGGTATTCTACTTCAA
- the LOC108027490 gene encoding serine protease SP24D, with protein MRVAAIGTLLAGFSLLLVLPVQSAPGTLDGRVVGGEDASKAQFPHQISLRNGGSHSCGGSILSKNYILTAAHCVTSTDANGNLVATAANRLTIRAGSNDRLSGGVLVQVAEVIVHEEYGNFLNDVALLRLETPLILSSNIQPIDLPTADTPADVDVIISGWGRIKHQGDLPRYLQYNTLKSISLDRCDELIGWGVQSELCLIHEANNGACHGDSGGPAIYNNQVVGVAGFVWSACGTSYPDGYARVHFHNDWIRKNSDVK; from the coding sequence ATGAGAGTCGCTGCCATTGGAACTCTGCTCGCCGGCTTTTCGCTCCTGCTGGTGCTGCCCGTACAGTCGGCACCCGGCACGCTCGACGGCCGTGTGGTGGGCGGTGAGGATGCGAGCAAGGCGCAGTTTCCCCACCAGATCTCCCTGAGAAACGGCGGTTCCCATAGTTGTGGTGGCTCCATTCTGTCCAAGAACTACATCCTAACCGCCGCCCACTGTGTGACCAGCACGGATGCAAATGGAAACCTGGTAGCCACTGCCGCGAATAGACTAACCATTCGAGCGGGGTCCAATGACCGACTGAGCGGCGGAGTGCTCGTCCAAGTGGCCGAGGTTATTGTCCACGAGGAGTACGGCAACTTCCTCAACGACGTGGCCCTGCTGCGCCTGGAGACCCCCCTGATCCTGTCCAGCAACATTCAACCCATCGATCTGCCCACCGCGGACACGCCGGCGGATGTGGATGTCATCATTTCCGGCTGGGGAAGGATCAAGCATCAGGGCGACCTGCCACGCTACCTGCAGTACAACACGCTGAAGTCCATCTCCCTGGACAGGTGCGACGAGCTGATTGGCTGGGGAGTCCAGAGCGAACTCTGCCTCATCCACGAGGCCAACAACGGTGCCTGCCACGGGGATTCCGGCGGCCCGGCCATCTACAACAACCAGgtcgtgggcgtggccgggttCGTCTGGTCCGCCTGTGGAACCAGCTACCCCGATGGATATGCCAGGGTCCACTTCCACAACGATTGGATCAGGAAGAACTCGGATGTGAAATAG